TGTGGCTCTGCGTGAAAACTGGAAGTGTGAGTGCGCACTCCTGCTTTTCATCCACTTCCCACACAGCAACATCTGTGCGCGCTATTCATCTCATGATCTGATTTGTCACCGGCTTACAGGAGGGAATTATTTTTTCTAGCTTTGCTGCCATGGCAAAATGGTCACTTTTATTCTTATGCTTTTTCCAAGGACTGCTTCCCCTCATCtgtgggcagcagcagcagcgcacAGCTGGCCCCTGGCGGCACCGGATTCAGTGGGAGAACAACGGGCAGGTTTATAGTTTAATGAGCACTGGATTAGAGTACCAGGCTCCGGTTCGGTCCAGAAGTCAGTCGAGAGTTTATGTGACCAGCAGGAGAGATGGGACCAGAAGCCAAATACTAGGAGCGCACAGAGCAGCGACGCCTGTAAGACCTGGACCAGCCGAGTCCAGACAGTTTAGAACTGATCACGCTGTAGAACCAGCATCTAATGCGCCAGGACGCGCTGTTAGACAGCACGCGTCTTTCAATGGTCGTGCGTCAGGGACCAGACAGCAGCTTGAGCGTCCTTACGGAACAGGAGCTGCAGGTTATCCAGACGCACGACGTTTGAACCCCGAACACACCAACACTATCAACGCCTCAGCCCCGGGGGGGTATATAGATTCTCCAGGCAGAAGAAGAGACGTCAGCGTGGATGCCACTGCACTGCACGCCAGGAGAGGAGAACCAGGGCAAGGTGCGCAATACCAAGAGTTACGTGCGGTGCCAGAGGACATGTCTGTCTCCAGGCAGCCTGCACAGGCGGATCACTCCATCTCAGATTATTCCAGAACTCTGGAAAGGCAATCTGAAGCTCTTGCTCCATTCCCTGCACCCAGTGAGGATGGTTCAAATGAGGCAGTCGGTAATGGAGAGGAGATGGTTAACGATGACCCTCGAAATCCGTTTAAAAACCACAGGAATTCTGTTTTCTACAACACCTATCCTTCAGGAGGGAGGTCAGTAGCCCGCACGCGCCGTCCACCTGGCGCAGGACATGGAACAAGATATTTTCAAAATGGTAAGTGTCCTAGTCATTTTTAAAAGCCAGTCTCAGGCCTCCCGCACCcagaagaaaaaactgaatgacaaaaagagaaaaaaatattatttgggCTTTGGATGCCAGACTGACAGCTCAGGAATGTAAAACactttgaattgaattatgccaacaaacagctgcattttAAGAACAATGTCTACTTCAGATAATTGTTCTCAGAAGGAATAAATTGGCATGGCATAAGCTctcagaattaaaaaaaaaaaaaatgtg
This portion of the Scatophagus argus isolate fScaArg1 chromosome 13, fScaArg1.pri, whole genome shotgun sequence genome encodes:
- the loxl5b gene encoding lysyl oxidase-like 5b → MAKWSLLFLCFFQGLLPLICGQQQQRTAGPWRHRIQWENNGQVYSLMSTGLEYQAPVRSRSQSRVYVTSRRDGTRSQILGAHRAATPVRPGPAESRQFRTDHAVEPASNAPGRAVRQHASFNGRASGTRQQLERPYGTGAAGYPDARRLNPEHTNTINASAPGGYIDSPGRRRDVSVDATALHARRGEPGQGAQYQELRAVPEDMSVSRQPAQADHSISDYSRTLERQSEALAPFPAPSEDGSNEAVGNGEEMVNDDPRNPFKNHRNSVFYNTYPSGGRSVARTRRPPGAGHGTRYFQNGLPDLVPDPYAIQAGAYVQRMQMYALRCAAEENCLARSAYGPAVRDIDFRVLLRFPQKVKNQGTADFLPVKPRYQWDWHSCHQHYHSMDAFSNYDLLDVVTGRKVAEGHKASFCLEDTGCDPGFRRRYACTSHTQGLSPGCHDIYAANIDCQWIDITDVPPGNYILKVTVNPNFHVLESDFTNNIVRCDIIYTGVYVQTRHCRVTRG